The stretch of DNA GCACCTCGCCCGTCAGGTCATCAATGCGTACCGCTTCAGGTAGAGATTGGTCAACCCTATCAGGGTAAACACCTGGGCGGCGTTCTTAGCCAGACCCCGGTAGCGCGTCTTGGTGTAGCCGAACTGCCGCTTCATCACCCGAAAAAGGTGCTCGACTCGGCTGCGGATCGACGACATTCGCCGATTGCGGCGTTTCTGTGCCGACCCCAAGCGCCGTTTCGGACGGGCTTTCAAGGCGACGCCCCACACGACCCCGGCCTGCCGCGCAGCGCGCTTATAGGTGTCGTTGACGTAGCCGGCATCGCCGAGGATCAGCCGGTCGTCCTCGCGCAGCAGGTTCGGCAACTGGCTGATGTCGGCGGCATGGGCCGGTGTCACCGAGACCGTGTGGGCGACGCCGGTGTGAACGTCCGCTCCCACGTGCACCTTCATGCCGAAGAACCACTGATGGCCCTTCTTGGTCTGGTGCATCTCGGGGTCGCGGGTCTTGGCTTTGTTCTTCGTCGATGGCGCGGCGTGGATAATCGTCGCATCCACCATCGTGCCCCCCCCTTGAGCAGCAACCCTCGCGCTTCCAACACGTCATTGATGGCGTTCATCAACTTCGCCGTCAGCTCGTGACGTTCCAGCAGGCGCCGGAAGTTGAGGATCGTGGTTTCATCCGGCAGCGCGTCATCGGCCAACTCCAGACCCGCAAAGCGCCGCATCGATTCGATCTCGTACAGGGCATCTTCCAGGCCCGGGTCGGACAAGGCATACCCTTGCTGGAGGAAGTAAAGCCTGAGCATCGTCGCCAACGGGTACGGTTGACGACCGCGCCAACCCGCTTTCGGGTCATGCGGTTCGATCACCGCCAGCAACTCCGGCCACGGCACCGCCTGCTCCATCTCGGCCAGGAACTTCTCACGCCGGGTCTGCTTCTTCTTCCGGTCAAAGGCTAAGGAGGCGAAGGTGGTCTGTTTCATCGGGGCTCCGCGTTCAGGGGTTCTGGGCAGGAATAGCTTACCCGCAGGGTTTGTTCAGAGGTTCCTTAGCGACCCCGGCTAAATCTCCCCCAGCCGGTCGATCAGACCGGAATGGCGGTCGGTGCGGCGGCGGATGGCCTCCGCCAGCACCGCGGAGCCGCCGATGAGGGAAACCGCGCGCCTGGCCCGGGTGATGCCGGTATAGATGAGTTCCCGAGTGAGCACCGGCGAGACCCGGTCCGGCAGCAGCAGCGCCACCTCGTCGAACTCCGAGCCCTGCGACTTGTGCACGGTCATGGCGAAGGCGGTCTCGTGCTCCGGCAGACGGGCCGGCGGAATGGCGCGGAAATCGCCTTCGGTATCGGGAAAGTGCACCCGCAGCTCGCCGGACGGCCCGGGCAAAACGATGCCGATGTCGCCATTGAACAGCTTCAGCACATAGTCGTTGCGCAACACCATCACGGGCCGGCCCGGATACCATTCCACGCGATCGTCCGCCGCCAGCCGGAGACGGCGGCGGAATTCCCGGGCGATCATGCGGTTGACGGCGTTCACCCCGCGCGGGGATTCGCGCACCGCGCACAGGACACGGAAGCGGTTGTAAGCGGCGAACGCGGCCCGCGGCTCGGCCGGGCCGGCTAGCATGACGGCCAGATAATCCGCGTAGCCCTTCAGCAGCGCCTCGAGCAGGCCCGCGCCAGGAACCGCGGCGGCGTCCTCCCGCCAGGTCACGGCATCGTCCCCGCCGGCCCGCAAGTCCGCGATCACGGCCTCGGCCTCTCCCGCGTTGACCCGCGCCGCCAGCCGTCCGATCCCGGAATCGCTGCGGAAGCGGTAATTCCGGCTGAACCAGACCACGCAATCCTTGAGCGGGGTGACCTGAACCGGCACGGCGGTGACGATGCCGGCGGGATCGGTTTCCGCCAGTGCGGCAAGCTGCTCGATGACCGCCGGCGACAGCCCCGGATCGGCGCTGATTTCGGCGAACACCGCCCCGGCCTCGACTGCGGCGAGTTGGTCCTTGTCTCCCAGCAGAATGAGCCTGCCACTGGCGGGCACCGCTTCCGCCAGCTTGGTCGCGAGCGCCAGATCGAGCATCGACGCCTCGTCGACCACCAGCACATCCACCGCCAAGGGATTGCCGGCGTGGTGGCGGAAATTGCCGCTGCCGGGCATCACCCCCAGCAGGCGGTGGACGGTGCAGGCATCATCCGGCAGTTTCGCCCGGATGCCCTCCGGCAGATGCGCCGCCCGCTCGCGCAGGGCATCGAGCATGCGGGCCGCCGCCTTGCCGGTGGGGGCGGCCAGGGCGATGCGGCAGTCCGGATTCTGGGCGATCAGACAAGCCAGCAGATTCACCACGGTGGTGGTCTTGCCGGTGCCCGGCCCGCCGCTGATGATGGTGAGCCGGCCCAGCAGCGCCAGGGCGGCCGCGAGTTTCTGCCAGTCGGGACCGGCGGACCGCCCCGGAAACAAGGCGTTCAATGGGTCCCGCACCGCTTGGGACGGCGGCGCCTGCCCCTCGCGGCCATGGGCCAAACGCCGCAGGGTGCGCGCCAGCCTCCGCTCGTAGTCGAAATAGCGGTAGAGATAGAGCCGGTCGCCGGCATCGAGGATCAGCGGACGGGGCGGATCGGAAGGGCTCCCGACCACGCCGGACCCGAGCAGGATACCCCGCAGCTCGTCCTTGCTCCGCTCCGGAAACGCCTGCGACAGGGCATCGAGATCGGTGCAGACGTGGCCCTCGGTGGTGGCGAAGCTCGCCAGGAAGGCGGCCCGCTCCAGCACCTCGGGCGAATCCAAGCCCGGCGCCCCGTCGCGCGCCCAGCGCAGGAGGCGACCGGCGAAGCCGGCGGCCAGCAGATGTCGAGGCGAACAGATGCCCTCATCCCTGGCCCTGCTCCCCAAGGCAGAAGGAGCCGAGACTGCTTCGCCGCCACCGTCCGCACGTTCCAGCATGCTCACACTTCAGCCCTCCCGCCGATCAGGGCATCCAGCGCGGCGATACAAGATTCGGCGGGCCGATGGAAATACACCCCGGCGCCGTTCCATGCCGGCCGGACTCCGCGCACGAACAGGTAGTACACCCCGCCGAAATGGGTGGCATAGTCGTAGTCCGGCAGGCGCCGGGCGAGGTAACGGTTCAGCGCGGCGGTGTACAGCAGGTATTGCAGGTGATAGCGCTCCTGGGCCATGGCCTCCGCCAGCGCTGCCGGGCTGTAATCCTCGCGCGCATAGCCGAGATGGTTCGACTTCCAGTCCAGCAGGTAGTACTTGTCCCCGTGACGGAACACCAGGTCGATGGCGCCCTGCAGATAGCCGCTCAGCGTCTGGAAATCCAGCGCGCCGATCGAATAGCCGTGGCCGCCCAGCACCGCGGCCAAGCGCGCCGGGTCCAGACCCTCCGCCGGCATGTGGAAGGACAGTTCGCTCAGCCGCTGCCCGCGGCCGATTCCTTTCAAGCGCAAGCCGTCGCCCAGATCGGCTGACAGCACATCGGCCAGCAGGTTTTCCAGCATGGCGGGGAGGGACGGCTCCCTGCCCTGCGGCTGCATCGCCAGGGCGCGCTCGATGGCCGTGTCCCAGCCGGCCGGATCGGTGAAATCGGCCCGCTCGAACAACTGATGGATGCAGATGCCGGCTGATGCGCCGCGCGGGAAGCGCAGGATGTCGCTCTCGGGGAGTGCTGCCGCCGGCTGGTCCGGCCCGACCGGAGCGGCGAAGGCGTCGTGGTCGCGCCCCTCGGCGCCGGCGTCCATGGCCCGGCTCAAGGAAGTGAAGCTGCCCATGGACCAGCCGACCTGCACCCGGGGCGGGGGCGTCTGCGCCGCCAGCCGGCCGGGGTCCGCCGTCGGCTCGGATGCTGCCGTCCGTGGAATCGCCGGCATGGGCTCGACGCCGAAGTCGGCGCCGACCGAGTCCGCCAAGCCCCGCCAGGCGGCTTCCACCTGTGCCGGTTCGATCTTGGTCTTGGAATCCTGCCATTGCCCGGGCGTATAGTCTTTCCCGCATACCAACCAGTTGAGCATACTGCGGGCGCCTTCGCCATAGGATACCGAGTTGCCATCCTTGGCGCGGTAGCTCCCGGCGAACAGGTAGCAGCGGTAGACCGCCCGGGTCAGGGCCACGTAGATGAGGCGCAGCGTCTCGGCGTCGTCTTCCAACCGGCGCAAACCCTTGATGCCGGCGTCGTCCTTCGCCGCCGGACGGTAATCGAGCACCGGCCGGCCCGTCTCGTCGTGGTATTCGATGCCTTCCTGCCCGCCTCTGCTGTTGCGTAATCCATCCCAGAGGTAAGGGCAGAACACCACCGGGTACTCCAGCCCCTTGGACTTGTGGATGGTGACGATCTGCACCAGGTTCTGGTCGGACTCCAGCCGCAACTGGGCGGCATCCGGGGCCGCGGCGGTGTCGCGCCGCCGCCCCTGCAGCCAACGCAGCAAGGCGTCCGGCGACGTCAGGCCGGCCTGGGCCTGGTGCAGCAACTCGCCCAAGTGCAGCAGATTGGTGAGGCGGCGTTCGCCGTCGGGACGGGCCAGCGCCCGGCGGGCCACGCCTTCGTCATGCAGGAAGCGGCGGAACATCGGCCCGAAACCGCGCTCCCGCCACAGCTCGCGGTACTCGCCGAAGCCCAGCACGGTGTCCAGCAGACGGCTCTCGTCGGCCGAAATCGCGGCGATCTCAGGTCCATCGAAGCCCATGATTTCGGTCGCCAGCGCGCCCCGCACCAGGCGGTCGCGGTGGGGCTCCAGCACCGCTGCCAGGATGCGCTCGATCTCCTCGGCCTCGGCGGTATGGAATACGCTGGCCTGCGACAGCTCGACGCTGCCCACCCCCAGCGCGCCCAGGGCCTGACGGATAAGCCGGCCTTGCGCGTGGCTGCGCACCAGCACCGCGATGTCCGAGGCGCGCAAGCCGCGCTCGCCGATGCCGATGCGCCCGTGCCGGCCCTCCCGGATCAGGCGCGCGATCTCGGCGGCGGTCGTATCCGTGCAAACCCGCATGGCCTCCGCCCGCAGCACCGGAGCACCCGCCTCGTCCTTCGGCAGCAGCCAGACCTGGAATGGCGCCCGCCGCTCGCTGGCATCGGCGAACGGCTTGCGCGGCTTGGCACCCGGCCGCACCGGATGGTAGTCGAGACCATCGAGCATGAAGGCCCGCGGGTTGGTGCCGAACAGGGCGTTGCAGGCATCGATCACACCCGCCAGCGAACGCTGGTTTTCCGCCAGGGTGTATTCCCGGTCGGTTTCGCGGCGGGCGCCGAGGTAGGTGTGCAGATCGGCGTTGCGGAAGCTGTAGATCGCCTGCTTGGGATCGCCGACCAGGAACACCGGTCCGGCCTCCGCGCCTTCCGTCATGTACAGGGCATGGAAGATGGCGAACTGCAGCGGATCGGTGTCCTGGAATTCGTCGATCAGCGCCACCGGATAGCGGCTGCGCAGGGCGGCCGCCAGCCACGGGTAGCGGCCCGACGTCAGCGCCTCGTGGACGTTCCAGAGCATGTCGTCGAAGCCGATCACCCGGCGCCGGCGCTTCTCGTCCCGCAAGGCTTGCCCGCCCTGCTCGACCAGTTCGCGGATCAGGCCCAGGCGCGCGGCCGCCAACCGCTGCTGGATGTCCTCTTTGAGCGCCAGCAGGCTTTCGGCGGCATCGAAGAAAGGATGGACCGGCGTGGTTTTCCCCTTCTTCGTGCCCTTTTTCAGGACAGTCGCCCGGTACAGCCTGACCTTGTCTTCCACGGGCGCCTGAGGATCCCCCGTCGCGAACCAAGCCTCCCAAGCCACACGCGCCTGCTCGATGGACGCCGGCTTAAAGGACACGCCATTAAGGTCTGCGAGCGCCGCTTCCAGCAGGCGGACGATGCCGGCCGAAGCCTCCCGCCATAGCCCTTGCGCCGCGCGGAAAGCCTTCGACAACGCCCGTTCGTCCCGCTCGCCTGGCGCCTCCACCGGCTCGGGCCACAGCTGCGGCGACAGCGGCTTGGCCAGCGCGCGCTTGAGCAGGCCGGCGTAGTACGTGGGCTTGTCGCCCGATTCGATCAGATGGGCGATCATGAGGCGGCTCAGGTCGCCGGCCGCCACGCGCCGGCGCCAGAAATCGTTGGCGACCTCCTGCACCAGCGTCTCGTCGCCCTGAACGAGTTCCAGCGTGAACGGAAGCCCGGCGGCAAACGGCGTCCCGGCCAGGGCGCGCTGGCAGAAGCCGTGGATGGTGAAGATCGAGGCCTCGTCGAAACCCAGCAGCGCCCGGTCCAGCCGCCGCCGCATCTCGCCCCGCTCCAGCCGTCCCTCGAGGGTCGATACCAGGGTGGGAACGAAGGGATCGCCCGCCGCGCCGCCCTCCCCGTTCAGGAACCCCAAGGTCTCGACGATCCGGCCGCGGATGCGCTCGCGCAACTCGGCCGTCGCCGCATGGGTGAAGGTGACGACCAGGATGTCCCGCACCTCCCGTTCCTGCTCCAGCAGCAGCCGCAGATACAGGCCGCAGATGTTCCAGGTCTTGCCGGTGCCGGCGGAGGCTTCGATCAGGTTGACGCCCGCCAGCGGACAGCCGAAGACGTCGAGGGGATGTGCCGGGGTCATGGTAGGCGCGGGTCGTCCAAGTGGCCCAATAGCGGACCGAATACGGTTTCGGCAGCGAGAACGAACCCATCATCCAGGGGATCGGTCACGCCCCGCAACGCCAGCCGGTAGGCGGGGTCCATGGATTCGCCATAGCTGAAATCGGAGGATTCCCAGCGCTTGCGCGCCTCCCGTTCGGCGAGCTCGAAGTCGTCCTGGCGTCGTTTCATGGCATAGGCCCAGGCGCTCTTCGGAAAGAAATGCAGCGGCTGCCGTAACCCCAGGCGGTAGAGGCCGACCAGCTCCTGCAATCGTTCGCCCGCATCTGCGACGGGCTTGAGCCGGAATTCGCCGTCCCGCGAAACCCAGGTCGTGGCCGGCTCCACGCCTCGGGTAGCCATCGCATTCAGGAACAGGTGGTCGAGCCAGCCGGAAAGATAATCCGCCGGCCGGGTGTCGTCGTAGCGCCAGCGCACCAGCCCGGTCACGCGGATATCGCCCAGCACGCCACTCAAGGTCCAGTCCTCGCCCTCGATCCGGAAATCGAACGTACCCGGCAGCGGATCGAGCGGGTCTTCCCGCGTGTACCCGGCGATCCTGCCGGCGTAATCCCGAATCCGCGCCAGCTCCTTCTGGAGCAGCAGTTCGCCGAAACGGCCGTGGGGGTATTCGTTGCCGGCCTTCGCGGCCGCCTCGATCGCCTCTTCCGAAGCGCCCGACAGGATCAGCGGCAGCAATCTCGCCGCCACCTTCCCGTGATCGAAAGGTCCCGCCAGGAACGGCTCGTCGTCGGCCAACTCCTCCTCGCCCTCGGCCAGGGTGAGCCCCAGGCGCTGCTCCAACAGATAGCGGCAGGGGTTGCGGAAGAAACGCTTCAAGCCATCCAGCGTCAGCTCGCGCCATTCCGGCTCCGGTGCGGCCAGCGGTGCGGGGAAGAAGGGGGCGGTTTCCTTGTCCGCATCCTCCTGATCGTCTTCCCCCGCGGGAACGGCCTTCGGCCCGCGGCCGTGTTCCTTCCCTCCCGCCACCCCGCCCCCGCCCATCGCCGCCGCCAAAGCCTCGCAATATTCCGCATTGAAGCTGACCAGACGCGGATCCTTGGGCAGCCCGGCGTCGAAATACACCGGCGAGAACGCCTGCAACGGATGCTCGACCACCAGCCGCCGGCGGGCCTCGTCCCGGCTTTCGCCCTCCGCGGCGACCAGCGGCAGCAGGTAGTCCAGCAACTCCGACAGCAGCGTCGAGGGCGGCAGGTGACTGTTGTCGCGCACGCTGCGGCCGGTGTAGCTGAGGTAGAGCCGCTCCCGTGCCGCCAGGAGCAGGTCGAGGAATACATTGCGCTCGTCGTGCCGGCGCTGGCGGTCGCCACGGCGCGGGGCCCGGGCGATCAGATCGAATTCGGCCGGCCGGTCCGGGCTGGGGAACACGCCGTCGTTCAAGCCGATGACGCAGACCACGCGGTACGGCAGGTTACGCAGGCTAGTCATGGCGGTGAAGGTGACTCGCCCGGAGGGCATGCCGCCCCGGGCCGGGTCGTCCAGCAAGGATTCCAGCGCCGCCCGCACCACGTCCGGCTCGATCGGCCCGGCCATGCCGGCCTCCGCCCAGTGCCGGGCCAGGGTGGCGATGGCCTCGCGGACCGCCTGCAGCGCGGTGATACCCTCCGCCGTCTCGGCCAGAAAATCGCCCACCAGGGCATTCAGCCGCTCGACCCACCGGTCGGGTGCCACCGGCGTACTCCAGGCGCGGTGCCAGTGATCCAGCGTGTCCACGAAATGGGCGAATCCACCCAGGGCCAGCGCCTCCGACCCTTCCGCATCCGCGGCCGGCAAGCGCCCGTCGAACGGCATGGGGGTCTCCCCCATCGCATAGCCCAGAAACAGCCGGTCCAGGCCGTCGCGGAAACTGTGCCGCTCGACCTCCGGCAGCCCCGCCGACTTCCGGTGCGCTCCGTCCAGCCCCCAGCATATGCCCGCCGCCTGGAACCAGTCGTGGATGCGATCCAGATCGTCCTGGCTCAGGCCGAAACGCGCATGCACCAACGGACGCTGCAGGAACTCGTACACCATGCTGGCCTTGCAGCGGGAGGCGAACAGATCGAGCAGGGCCAGCAGCGCAGCCGCCGCCGGATTCTCCACCGCGCTGCGCCGGCCGGTGATCGTGTAGGGAATGCGCCGCGCCGGCGGCACCGTGCCGAACACCGCGTCGATGAGGGGCGCCGCCTCTTCCAGCCGCGGCGTGACCACCAGGACCTCCGAGACTTTCAGCGCATCGGGCTGGGCCAGCATCGCCAGCAACTGATCGTGCAGCACCTCCAGCTCCCGCACCAGCGAATGGCAGACATGCACCTCGATGCTGCGGTCCCCCGCCAAACGCGAGCAGCAGCCCGGCTCGGGATCGCGCAGATCGAGGATGGCCTCCTGCACCGTCGCCAGCAGGCCGGGCCCGCCACGGGACTCGAACAAGGCATCGTCGACCACCGCGCCCTCCGCCCGGTCGAACAGCAGGTCGATGTGCGCCTGGGTCTGCTGCCCCCAGGTCGCCAACAGGCGATTGCCGGTCTCGCGGTACAGCGCATCGCCCCGCGCTTCCAGATAGCCCAGCCGCCTGGGCTCGACGATCTCGAACCAGTACTCCCGGCACGGATTCAGCACGTACAGATGCAGTTCCATCCAGCGCGCCAGCTTGCCGAGGATGTCCAGATACAGCGGCGGAATGGTCGGGAGACAGAACAGGTGGGCCCGCTCCGGCAGCCCGGCCCGCCGCGTCGCCTCCGGGCCCATCGCCTCCGCCGCCCGGAAGAACGCCACCGAAGGATGCTCCCGCCGCGCCCCCAGCTCATCCATCAGCACCCGCCACAGCGCCGCCTGCCAAGCCTCGTCTTCCCGGCTCTCCGCCAACCCGTCGGCCGGCTTCCCCTCCAGCCACGCCGCCAGCCAGTCGGGCCGGTAGGTGATGTACTGCTCCAGCAAACGCGCCACCCGCTGCGCCAGATCGAACCGCATCGCCGCATCGGCCCGGCTCAGGTAAGACACCAGGCGCGGATGCGCCGCAACCAGGGACTCCTCACCCAGCGCCCGGAACACCCGCCAGGCCAACGTCGCCGGCTCGAAAGGCGAGGCCTCCCGCACCTCGATCACATGGCCGATCTGCGCCCACAGCCATTGCGCCAGGTAACTGAATTCGACGTTCGCGCACACCCCGAAGCGATCCGCGCAATCCAGCTCCAGTCGCCGCCGCACGCCCACGCTGGGCACGATGAGCTGCTCCGCCACGAACGGATCGGCCGGCCCTTGCCCCAGATCGTCGAACAGACGCTCCGCCAGGGATTCGAAGCGGTTGGAGAAGACGATGTTGAGGGGGGTCATGATGATGTGAAAGGGATATTGGGTATTCAACGAAGCAGTTCATCGTCCCCACGCTCCAGCATGGGAACGCAGCCAAGGACGCTCCAGCGTCAATGCCGTTGAGTCAAGACGCGTGATGATATATGACTTTTAACACATTGAAATTAAAGGACAAAATATGAAGGCCGCTTAGCAGGTTCCATGTCACTAGGGTCTCCGACATCGCCCAAACGCTCCATGATCCGGCTTTCATCGCCGCGCATCGCACCCATGAAACCGCCTTTTCCCGCCAGCGCATCCTCACCTTTCCGGTCCTGGTCGCCTTATCTGTTGTGTGCCTTCAAAGGCAGCCTGCAATCCCTGCTCGATGAGTTGTTCGCCACCCTCAACGGCTCCTTGGCCCGCGTGGCGAGCCAAAGCGCCCTGTCGCAAGCCCGACAAAAGCTGAAGGCGACCGTCTTCAGCGTGGTAGCGCTGCACGGCGTTGCTCAAGGTCCTGGCGATTTCCTCGCGCAGAACCGGCGGCCCCAGGACTTCGACCCGATCGCCGAAACCGAGCAGCCACCAGCGCAGGCGCTGGGTGTTGGCGACCGTGGCGCGGAACAGGACGCGGCCGTCCGTTTGGCGTTCGCTGCGCCGATCCTCGCTTAAGGGTGACTCCTCGAGATGGACGGCGGTTTCGGCATCGAACAGCAGTTGCACCTTGAGCCTGGCCGGGGGCGTCACGGTACCGGAGGTGGTCACGCTCAGGGCGTCCAGCGGGTAGTCGAAACAGGCTTTTTTAAATCCTTACTTTAAAAGTTAAAGATTTTATATTAGTTATTCATAGTTCTAGCAACTGCATTAATATATTTCAACTGATCAGTTATAAGTTCATCAATTGACGGACATTCTGGTACAGGAGTTTTATTACACCCTATAAAGATTGAAGTAGCGAGTCGCAATTAAGCACATTCCTTTGTCATTTCATAATTTTTTATAACTTCACAATATTTCATCACTTTAAATGCTTCGGGAGAAGTCAATGAAGTAATTGTAGCATTAGGATCAATAGGCTTAAGGTTTTCATCCTCATATGCAGGAGATTTTGAAATTAGTATAAACGCGAGTAAGAAATAACCAATAACCGCAGCTGGATTAATTGAATAAACCTTTTTAACAAAATCTTTGATTTCTCCATTAAAAAGTAAAGCAATAATAGTTACTGCCAATACTATAGGGAAAGTAACCAAAGCTGCGGTGTAGACTAACAATGCAATATACTTCCAATGCGGATATTCATTCCAAAGTTTAAATAGTTGATTTTCAAATTCATTAGAAGTTTCAGAGGTAGAAACTGTTTTATTCATTGTGATCTCCGAATATTTAGTAATTTATTTATATGAAATAACGCCACTAAGACATAAATTTCTTGAATCAGAATTTTTAATTGAATAACACCTTCGCGTAGCGTTCCAGCTTGAAGTTGCGCATGGGAGTAACCGTGCTGTCGAGCAAGGAGGCGGTTTCCATCCGATGCAGCACCAAGTGCTTCAGATCCGTATATTCGAAAAGGGTGGCGACGACGTAGATGATTCCATCACGTATCACCAGTCCCCGTGGGCTGACTTCGTAATCCCGGGTCGGTCCATGACGGGGCCGGTAACGCGTCAGGAACCGCCGGTCCTCAAATAATGCGGTGTGGACAGTCGCGAGAATGTCCGGGGGCACGTCGGGGTAAAGCAGCGGCTGGCTGTTGGGAATGACCTGAACCTTGGCAGGCCAGACCGAGTGACGGTCATCGCCTGCCGTATCCAAGGTCTCCCGCGCCCGCCGGAAATGGGGCCCGAGTTCATCCAGCGTCGAACGCGGCAACAGCGGAGTGAGAAACGCCTCGGCCAGCCGGAACATTAAGGCGGTTTTGACATCCAGCTTGGGAACGTCGAGAACCGCATCCCGCTGCCAGAACCAGAGATTGCCGTTCGGTCCGCTCCGGTAATCCAGGACGTGAAACACCGAAGTCAGGGCCATGAGGTTGCGCTCTACAGTGCGCTTATGGACCTCGTAGAGGGGATTGATGCCGGTCAGCTTGGCTTGGAGTTGCTGGGCCGTGATCCCGTCCGGCTCCCGAGGAATGAGGTGAAGCATGACCCATTGGCGGAGGATGGCATCCTTGGGTTCGTTGCGATTGGGTTTTTTGGGGGGACGCGGATCCTGGAAATCTGTCATTCGCTGTCCTGCCTCAGTAAAGTAACCGGAAATCGGCGAGCCAGACGATCCGCCCGAAGCCGCATGCCTTGTCGTGATAACGCCGGTCGGCGGTGACCAGCAGGGCGACGGCGTGGTAGCGTGTGTCGAAAAGATGGATGCTGGAGCAATTGAATCCGATCCTCGACCACGCCGGCCAAGATAGCCAACGCCAAGTCACTGTCGGACGGGTTGTCGCGGGCCTGAAAAAAACCATTTCAGCGCGACGCTGGCATCGACCATCAGGATCATGGACGGCCGTCTTCCCGTGCGGCGCGCAGCTCTTCATCCGTAACGGCCGGGGCATGCCTGCGGCGCTCCAAAATCCGGCCGATCGCCTCGGCGCCGCGCTGCTTGCGCGCCGCGCGCTCCACCGTTTCGCGCATCGGCTCGGCGATGATGGCGCTCTTGTTTTGTTCTTGAAGGCTTCGTTGAAGGCGTTCTTGACGTCTTCCGGCACGCTGAAATGGACGGTGGCCATGGGCGGCCTTGCTTGTTGGAAAGTTCAACAAAGTATCGGCCAGGGCTGGGAGAAGATCAAACCCGCATCAGCCGCGCCAGCAGACTTTCGACCCCGTCCCGCCCGCGCAGCTGGTTTTTCCAGTCCGCCGGGATGCCCGCAATCCCGAATCGGATGCCGGCCAGGCGCTCCGGAAGGTGTCGACGACGTAGCCGGTGCCGGCGGGATGCGTTCGTTGCGGCGCGGTCATGAGCACGTCGAGTTCGGTTCGCTCGTCGTCATCGAGGAATTCACTCAGCCCTTCAGCAAGGGCGTCGGCCTCGGCGATTTCGCCTTCCAGCAAGCGCCGCGCCAGCAGGCAATAGAGCGCACACGTCACGCCGCTGCGGGGATGGCCGTGGGTGGGCCTGCCCTGCTCGATCGCCAGCCGGACCAACTCCGCATCATCGCCCCGGTGCCACAGCGCCGGCGATGGCATCCGAGCGTGGCTGTGCGCTGGGTTCGATGGACATGCTGGAGGTTCTCCCTGACCCGGAAGCCGGCTATGGAAAGAAGGATACCGCAGGACGACGACAGCTTTGCTCACGGGCGAGGACTTGGCGGAGGACGCGCCCCGAAGCCGCGTCCTCCGCAATCCCGGACCGCTATTTCAGTTTGGCATAGTAATCGGCCAGTTGACGGATCTCGGCGTCGCTGAGTTTTCCGGCGATCAGCCGCATGCGGCTGTAGATGTCGTTGGCGCGCCGGCCGCTCTTGTAGGCCAGGAGGGTCGCTTCGAGATAGGCCGCGCTCTGGCCGGCCAGGCGGGGGGTGTCGACCTTCTCGCCTTGGCCCGCCGCGCCGTGACAGGACGAACAGGCCGGCTCCATGCGCCGGCCTTCCCCGCGTTCGGCGATGCCGGTGGCATCCGCCGCTCCGCCGGCACCGAGCATCGGCGGCTGTTTGCCGTACCAGGCGGCCAGGTCGGCCATATCCTGGTCGCTCAAGGCCGATGCCATGGCGTTCATGATCGTCGCCGGGTCCTGCCGGTTACCGTTCTTGTAGT from Methylococcus geothermalis encodes:
- a CDS encoding IS5 family transposase (programmed frameshift); this translates as MKQTTFASLAFDRKKKQTRREKFLAEMEQAVPWPELLAVIEPHDPKAGWRGRQPYPLATMLRLYFLQQGYALSDPGLEDALYEIESMRRFAGLELADDALPDETTILNFRRLLERHELTAKLMNAINDVLEARGLLLKGGTMVDATIIHAAPSTKNKAKTRDPEMHQTKKGHQWFFGMKVHVGADVHTGVAHTVSVTPAHAADISQLPNLLREDDRLILGDAGYVNDTYKRAARQAGVVWGVALKARPKRRLGSAQKRRNRRMSSIRSRVEHLFRVMKRQFGYTKTRYRGLAKNAAQVFTLIGLTNLYLKRYALMT
- the recD gene encoding exodeoxyribonuclease V subunit alpha, whose product is MLERADGGGEAVSAPSALGSRARDEGICSPRHLLAAGFAGRLLRWARDGAPGLDSPEVLERAAFLASFATTEGHVCTDLDALSQAFPERSKDELRGILLGSGVVGSPSDPPRPLILDAGDRLYLYRYFDYERRLARTLRRLAHGREGQAPPSQAVRDPLNALFPGRSAGPDWQKLAAALALLGRLTIISGGPGTGKTTTVVNLLACLIAQNPDCRIALAAPTGKAAARMLDALRERAAHLPEGIRAKLPDDACTVHRLLGVMPGSGNFRHHAGNPLAVDVLVVDEASMLDLALATKLAEAVPASGRLILLGDKDQLAAVEAGAVFAEISADPGLSPAVIEQLAALAETDPAGIVTAVPVQVTPLKDCVVWFSRNYRFRSDSGIGRLAARVNAGEAEAVIADLRAGGDDAVTWREDAAAVPGAGLLEALLKGYADYLAVMLAGPAEPRAAFAAYNRFRVLCAVRESPRGVNAVNRMIAREFRRRLRLAADDRVEWYPGRPVMVLRNDYVLKLFNGDIGIVLPGPSGELRVHFPDTEGDFRAIPPARLPEHETAFAMTVHKSQGSEFDEVALLLPDRVSPVLTRELIYTGITRARRAVSLIGGSAVLAEAIRRRTDRHSGLIDRLGEI
- the recB gene encoding exodeoxyribonuclease V subunit beta; its protein translation is MTPAHPLDVFGCPLAGVNLIEASAGTGKTWNICGLYLRLLLEQEREVRDILVVTFTHAATAELRERIRGRIVETLGFLNGEGGAAGDPFVPTLVSTLEGRLERGEMRRRLDRALLGFDEASIFTIHGFCQRALAGTPFAAGLPFTLELVQGDETLVQEVANDFWRRRVAAGDLSRLMIAHLIESGDKPTYYAGLLKRALAKPLSPQLWPEPVEAPGERDERALSKAFRAAQGLWREASAGIVRLLEAALADLNGVSFKPASIEQARVAWEAWFATGDPQAPVEDKVRLYRATVLKKGTKKGKTTPVHPFFDAAESLLALKEDIQQRLAAARLGLIRELVEQGGQALRDEKRRRRVIGFDDMLWNVHEALTSGRYPWLAAALRSRYPVALIDEFQDTDPLQFAIFHALYMTEGAEAGPVFLVGDPKQAIYSFRNADLHTYLGARRETDREYTLAENQRSLAGVIDACNALFGTNPRAFMLDGLDYHPVRPGAKPRKPFADASERRAPFQVWLLPKDEAGAPVLRAEAMRVCTDTTAAEIARLIREGRHGRIGIGERGLRASDIAVLVRSHAQGRLIRQALGALGVGSVELSQASVFHTAEAEEIERILAAVLEPHRDRLVRGALATEIMGFDGPEIAAISADESRLLDTVLGFGEYRELWRERGFGPMFRRFLHDEGVARRALARPDGERRLTNLLHLGELLHQAQAGLTSPDALLRWLQGRRRDTAAAPDAAQLRLESDQNLVQIVTIHKSKGLEYPVVFCPYLWDGLRNSRGGQEGIEYHDETGRPVLDYRPAAKDDAGIKGLRRLEDDAETLRLIYVALTRAVYRCYLFAGSYRAKDGNSVSYGEGARSMLNWLVCGKDYTPGQWQDSKTKIEPAQVEAAWRGLADSVGADFGVEPMPAIPRTAASEPTADPGRLAAQTPPPRVQVGWSMGSFTSLSRAMDAGAEGRDHDAFAAPVGPDQPAAALPESDILRFPRGASAGICIHQLFERADFTDPAGWDTAIERALAMQPQGREPSLPAMLENLLADVLSADLGDGLRLKGIGRGQRLSELSFHMPAEGLDPARLAAVLGGHGYSIGALDFQTLSGYLQGAIDLVFRHGDKYYLLDWKSNHLGYAREDYSPAALAEAMAQERYHLQYLLYTAALNRYLARRLPDYDYATHFGGVYYLFVRGVRPAWNGAGVYFHRPAESCIAALDALIGGRAEV